The following coding sequences lie in one Sorex araneus isolate mSorAra2 chromosome 4, mSorAra2.pri, whole genome shotgun sequence genomic window:
- the TBX6 gene encoding T-box transcription factor TBX6: protein MYHPRELYPALGTGYRLGPPQSAAESGFPPTLAEGYRYPDLDPPKLDCFLSGIEVPPRALAAPPPLPSLPPALGTEQGPPAPEALHSLPGVSLSLENRELWKEFSSVGTEMIITKAGRRMFPACRVSVTGLDPEARYLFLLDVLPVDGARYRWQGRRWEPSGKAEPRLPDRVYIHPDSPATGAHWMRQPVSFHRVKLTNSTLDPHGHLILHSMHKYQPRIHLVRAAQLCSQHWGGVASFRFPETTFISVTAYQNPRITQLKIAANPFAKGFRENGRNCKRERDARVKRKLRAAETSATEAYGSGDAPGGPCDSTLGDVREAEAEQPPAPCGGASAEAYLLHPAAFHGAPGHLPSRTPSFPEAPDSGRPAPYSTAFLELQPGPGGSGYPAAAPPAPFASHFLQGGPFPLPYPGPGGYLDVSTKPMY, encoded by the exons ATGTATCACCCACGAGAGTTGTACCCTGCTTTGGGGACGGGCTACCGCCTGGGCCCCCCTCAGTCAGCTGCAGAGTCCGGCTTCCCACCCACCCTGGCAGAGGGCTACCGCTACCCAG ATCTGGACCCCCCAAAACTGGATTGCTTCCTCTCCGGGATCGAGGTGCCTCCCCGTGCCCTGGCTgcgcccccacctctgccctctctgcccccagccctgggcactgagcagggcccccccgccccagagGCCCTGCACTCGCTCCCTGGAGTCAGCCTGAGCCTGGAGAACCGAGAGCTGTGGAAAGAGTTCAGCTCCGTGGGGACCGAGATGATCATTACCAAAGCCGGCAG GCGTATGTTCCCTGCCTGCCGAGTCTCCGTCACGGGCCTGGACCCCGAGGCCCGCTACCTGTTTCTCCTGGACGTGCTCCCGGTGGATGGGGCCCGCTACCGCTGGCAGGGCCGGCGCTGGGAGCCCAGTGGCAAGGCCGAGCCCCGCTTGCCTGACCGTGTCTACATTCACCCCGACTCTCCTGCCACTGGGGCCCACTGGATGCGACAGCCCGTGTCCTTCCATCGTGTCAAACTCACCAATAGCACCCTGGACCCGCACGGCCAT CTGATCCTACACTCCATGCACAAGTACCAGCCCCGGATCCACCTGGTGCGGGCCGCCCAGCTCTGCAGCCAGCACTGGGGCGGCGTGGCCTCCTTCCGCTTCCCTGAGACCACGTTCATCTCCGTGACCGCCTATCAGAACCCACGG ATCACACAGCTGAAGATCGCTGCCAACCCCTTTGCCAAGGGCTTCCGGGAGAATGGCAGAAACTGTAAGAG GGAGCGAGATGCCCGTGTGAAGAGGAAACTGCGGGCTGCAGAGACGTCAGCCACAGAGGCCTATGGGAGTGGAG ATGCACCAGGTGGTCCGTGCGACTCCACCCTGGGCGATGTCCGGGAGGCGGAGGCGGAGCAGCCCCCAGCGCCCTGCGGAGGGGCCAGCGCGGAGGCCTACCTCCTGCACCCCGCAGCCTTCCACGGGGCCCCGGGGCACCTTCCCAGCAG GACCCCCAGCTTCCCTGAGGCGCCAGATTCGGGGCGCCCTGCCCCCTACTCAACTGCCTTCCTGGAGCTGCAGCCTGGGCCGGGGGGCTCAGGATACCCGGCcgctgcacccccagccccctttgCGTCACATTTCCTCCAAGGGGGTCCCTTCCCCCTGCCCTACCCTGGCCCTGGGGGTTACCTGGATGTGAGTACCAAACCCATGTACTGA
- the YPEL3 gene encoding protein yippee-like 3 — translation RAPSFACCAPIGPGGLRDQRRPPPPPAAAAAAAGLGVNKSRRLRTRAGGDGAHQERPPLPGQATPADRAPARPGEALGSLCSPWAAPRVGPLPPAPAMVRISKPKTFQAYLDDCHRRYSCAHCRAHLANHDDLISKSFQGSQGRAYLFNSVVNVGCGPAEERVLLTGLHAVADIHCENCKTTLGWKYEQAFESSQKYKEGKYIIELNHMIKDNGWD, via the exons CGCGCCCCCTCATTTGCATGCTGCGCGCCGATTGGCCCAGGCGGCCTCCGGGATCAGcgccggccccctccccctcccgccgcagcggcggcagcagctggTCTCGGTGTAAACAAGTCGCGGCGGCTGCGAACCCGGGCCGGGGGGGACGGCGCCCACCAGGAgcgccccccactcccaggccAGGCCACCCCGGCGGACCGGGCCCCCGCGCGCCCAGGCGAG GCACTGGGCTCCCTCTGCTCCCCGTGGGCCGCTCCCCGGGTGGGGCcactgcccccggcccccgccatGGTGCGGATTTCAAAGCCCAAGACGTTTCAGGCCTACTTGGATGATTGTCACCGGAGGTATAGCTGTGCCCACTGCCGTGCTCACCTGGCCAACCACGACGACCTCATCTCCAAG tCCTTCCAGGGCAGTCAGGGGCGGGCCTACCTCTTCAACTCCGT GGTGAACGTGGGCTGTGGACCGGCCGAGGAGCGGGTGCTGCTGACAGGCCTCCATGCTGTCGCTGACATCCACTGCGAGAACTGCAAGACCACTTTGGGCTGGAAATAT GAACAGGCCTTTGAAAGCAGCCAGAAGTACAAAGAGGGGAAGTACATCATTGAACTCAACCACATGATCAAAGACAACGGCTGGGACTGA
- the GDPD3 gene encoding lysophospholipase D GDPD3 — protein MSPLLYYAVPALGSYVMVSIFFLRRPRLLHAPHDPAFRPRLAAHRGGSGERLENTLEAMENSMAQRADLLELDCCLTRDGVVVVSHDENLSRQSGLNRDVASLDFKDLPLYKEELEVYFSPGRVAHGSDRRMVSLEELFQRFPRTPMSVEVKADNEELIHKIADLVRHFNRNEITVWASEKSSVMKKCKAANPQMPFSFTMSRGFWVLLLYYLGLLPFIPIPETFLLCFLPSIINRTYFPFSCSVLNRLAAVLSRRIIMRKSLIQHLEQRGIQVVFWCLNEESDFEAAFNLGATGVITDYPTALRRYLDSHEAASHA, from the exons ATGAGTCCTCTGCTCTACTACGCCGTGCCCGCCCTGGGCAGCTACGTCATGGTCTCCATCTTCTTCCTGCGCCGGCCCCGCCTGCTGCATGCCCCCCACGACCCAGCCTTCAGACCCCGCCTGGCGGCCCACCGAGGAG GCTCTGGAGAGCGGCTGGAGAACACCCTGGAGGCCATGGAGAA CTCCATGGCCCAGCGGGCAGACCTCCTGGAGCTGGACTGCTGCCTGACTCGGGACGGCGTGGTGGTGGTGTCCCATGATGAGAACCTGTCCCGCCAGTCGGGCCTGAACAGGGATGTGGCCAGCCTGGACTTCAAG GACCTGCCGCTGTACAAGGAGGAGCTGGAGGTGTACTTCTCCCCAG gtcGTGTCGCTCATGGCTCGGACCGCCGCATGGTGAGCCTGGAGGAGCTGTTCCAGAGGTTCCCGCGGACGCCCATGTCGGTGGAGGTCAAGGCGGACAATGAGGAGCTCATCCACAAG ATCGCGGACCTGGTGAGGCATTTTAACCGCAACGAGATCACCGTGTGGGCCTCGGAGAAGAGCTCGGTCATGAAGAAGTGCAAGGCCGCT AACCCGCAGATGCCCTTCTCCTTCACCATGAGCCGAGGATTCTGGGTGCTGCTGCTTTATTACCTGGGGCTGCTGCCCTTCATCCCCATCCCGGAGACcttcctcctctgcttcctgcccAGCATCATCAACAG GACCTATTTCCCCTTCTCCTGCTCCGTGCTGAACCGGCTGGCAGCTGTGCTTTCCAGACG GATCATCATGCGGAAGAGCCTGATCCAGCACCTGGAGCAGCGAGGGATACAG GTGGTTTTCTGGTGCCTTAATGAAGAATCGGATTTTGAAGCTGCTTTCAACCTGGGGGCCACAGGCGTCATAACTGATTATCCCACCGCCCTGAGGCGCTACCTGGACAGCCATGAAGCCGCCTCCCATGCTTGA